The following proteins are co-located in the Chryseobacterium daecheongense genome:
- a CDS encoding SRPBCC family protein produces the protein MNLEGRKIIVNKSSKELAELLKTPDNYKEFMPDGLQKFESREDGFKFGLQGMPEIALKIDEVTDQKAVLKSASSSLDFSLTAALNPVNDSQTEVQMLFEGKFNPFIKMMVEKPLQNFINTLTDKIEAYK, from the coding sequence ATGAATTTAGAAGGACGAAAAATTATTGTCAATAAATCATCTAAAGAGTTGGCGGAACTATTAAAAACACCAGACAACTATAAAGAATTTATGCCGGACGGACTTCAAAAGTTTGAAAGCAGAGAAGATGGATTTAAATTTGGACTGCAGGGGATGCCGGAAATTGCTTTAAAAATAGATGAAGTTACAGACCAAAAAGCTGTTTTGAAATCGGCAAGTTCAAGTCTGGATTTTTCATTAACAGCAGCTTTAAACCCTGTCAATGACAGCCAAACGGAAGTACAAATGCTTTTTGAGGGTAAGTTTAATCCATTTATAAAAATGATGGTTGAGAAGCCTCTTCAGAATTTTATCAATACCTTAACGGATAAGATAGAAGCTTACAAGTAA
- a CDS encoding anhydro-N-acetylmuramic acid kinase has protein sequence MIFRAIGLMSGTSLDGLDICFVRFEKQEQWSFQIVIAETIPYPETWEEQLRNSIHLSAEELLELNAEYGFYLGKQVHQFIETHQLKNIDLIASHGHTVFHQPQKKFTLQIGDGRAIKLETGLPVIYDFRTQDVLMGGNGAPLVPIGDELLFSTYDACLNLGGFSNISFQSHHRRIAFDIVPVNIVLNKLAEQSGKRFDENGELAQKGTVNKALLDKLSSIHFYRQPYPKSLGIEWCNENIFNSFKNIETLDLLATFTEHIAEQISQVINENALKNILFTGGGTHNSYLIEKIKAKTKAEIVIPEKQLIDYKEALIFAFMGILRLNQQVNVLSSATGSFKDHSSGIIA, from the coding sequence ATGATTTTCCGAGCGATAGGTTTAATGTCGGGTACCAGTTTAGATGGACTGGATATTTGCTTTGTCCGGTTTGAAAAGCAGGAGCAGTGGAGTTTTCAGATTGTAATTGCCGAAACCATTCCCTACCCTGAGACCTGGGAAGAGCAACTGAGGAATTCTATTCATCTATCCGCTGAAGAACTCCTGGAGCTCAATGCTGAATACGGCTTCTATCTGGGAAAACAGGTTCATCAGTTTATAGAAACTCATCAATTAAAAAACATTGACCTTATCGCCTCTCACGGGCACACCGTTTTTCATCAGCCTCAGAAAAAGTTCACCCTACAAATCGGAGATGGAAGAGCCATAAAGCTTGAAACGGGATTACCTGTTATTTATGATTTCAGGACACAGGACGTTTTGATGGGTGGAAATGGAGCTCCCCTGGTCCCGATTGGTGACGAACTATTGTTCTCAACATATGACGCATGTCTTAACCTGGGAGGATTTTCAAATATCTCATTTCAGTCTCATCATAGAAGAATAGCATTTGATATCGTTCCGGTAAATATTGTTCTGAACAAATTAGCTGAACAGTCAGGTAAACGTTTTGATGAAAATGGTGAACTTGCCCAAAAAGGAACTGTTAACAAAGCTTTACTGGACAAGCTAAGCTCAATCCATTTCTATAGACAGCCATACCCTAAATCCCTTGGTATAGAATGGTGCAATGAAAATATCTTTAACAGTTTTAAAAATATTGAAACCCTTGATCTGCTGGCAACCTTCACTGAGCATATTGCCGAACAAATTTCTCAAGTTATCAATGAGAATGCCTTGAAAAACATTCTTTTTACCGGTGGCGGAACCCATAATTCTTATCTGATTGAAAAGATAAAGGCAAAAACAAAAGCAGAAATTGTTATTCCTGAAAAACAGCTTATAGATTATAAAGAAGCATTGATCTTTGCGTTTATGGGGATCTTACGACTCAACCAGCAAGTGAATGTATTATCCTCTGCTACGGGTAGCTTTAAAGATCACAGCTCCGGTATCATTGCATAA
- the lptC gene encoding LPS export ABC transporter periplasmic protein LptC: MKFKNLSYKKNIACLFSCAIFFILTSCEEDLTKRNGNQSKNFPSQIINNARIIQRDSGFVTLKALAPIIEKYELIDSPYVVARKGINIEFFDKKKPKVPGKITAKYARIFEYKKFYEAKGNVRITTNEGQRFAMQSIYWDQRKNRIYTKDTVYVTMEDGSTLVGANGMTAKDDFSEYTFFNSSGDFSSKQLSESKK; this comes from the coding sequence ATGAAGTTTAAAAACTTATCATATAAAAAAAATATAGCATGCCTTTTTAGTTGTGCTATATTTTTTATATTGACATCCTGTGAAGAGGATCTTACCAAACGAAACGGCAATCAAAGCAAAAATTTCCCTTCACAGATCATTAATAATGCCCGTATCATCCAGAGAGATTCCGGATTCGTCACACTAAAGGCGTTAGCCCCTATTATTGAAAAGTACGAGCTCATAGATAGCCCGTATGTAGTTGCCCGAAAAGGAATCAATATTGAATTTTTTGATAAGAAAAAGCCCAAGGTACCGGGAAAAATTACTGCCAAATACGCGCGGATCTTCGAATATAAAAAATTCTATGAGGCAAAAGGTAATGTGAGAATTACCACCAACGAAGGACAAAGATTTGCCATGCAAAGCATCTACTGGGATCAGAGGAAAAACCGTATTTACACCAAAGATACCGTATATGTAACGATGGAAGATGGCTCTACGCTTGTAGGCGCCAACGGAATGACCGCCAAGGATGACTTCTCTGAATATACTTTCTTTAACAGTTCCGGAGATTTCAGCTCTAAACAACTGTCCGAATCCAAAAAATAA
- a CDS encoding aldehyde dehydrogenase family protein codes for MTPESEQKIKEVFEKQKAFFKTNKTKNIEFRKEQLRKFREVFLNHTDALCEALDIDLGKSRKEAEYVEIQIVSSELDYLLENIDEWAKPTPVESKPHPSGAKIVSKITYQPYGVNYIIGPFNYPVQLTFSPLIGALIAGNTAIIKPSENTPHVAKVIEKIIDEAFDESYVKVFQGAIEENTLLLSLPFDYIFFTGSPNVGKIVMKAAAEQLIPLTLELGGKSPTIVHKDADLDKAVSRISYGKWINCGQTCVAPDYIYIHESVKDSFINKFIAYLKTTYPEGSLGKIGKIVNTNQIKHLSGYLDAAPEKVIYGGAYDSETRHFEATLMDQVTWDDQVMQQEIFGPILPIMTYTDIDVALEEINNRPKPLALYVFSESEEFANDVLNRTTSGDAEINSAIIHVGSHFLPFGGVGTSGIGKYHGKFSFQAFSHSRSVLEVL; via the coding sequence ATGACACCAGAATCAGAACAAAAAATTAAGGAGGTTTTTGAAAAGCAAAAGGCATTTTTTAAAACCAATAAGACCAAAAATATTGAATTCAGAAAGGAGCAGCTAAGAAAATTTCGTGAAGTATTTCTTAACCACACGGATGCATTATGTGAAGCTTTGGACATTGACCTGGGAAAAAGCAGAAAAGAGGCAGAATATGTAGAAATTCAGATCGTATCCAGTGAACTGGATTATTTACTGGAAAACATTGATGAATGGGCAAAACCCACTCCGGTAGAATCCAAACCTCATCCTTCAGGAGCAAAAATTGTGAGCAAAATAACATATCAGCCTTATGGTGTAAATTATATTATAGGACCTTTCAATTATCCTGTCCAGCTCACTTTCAGCCCTTTGATCGGTGCATTGATTGCCGGAAATACAGCAATTATCAAACCTTCTGAAAACACTCCTCATGTGGCAAAGGTAATCGAGAAAATTATAGATGAAGCTTTTGATGAATCCTATGTTAAAGTATTCCAGGGAGCTATAGAGGAAAATACATTGCTATTAAGTCTTCCTTTCGATTATATATTCTTTACGGGAAGCCCCAATGTAGGTAAGATTGTCATGAAAGCCGCCGCAGAACAGCTGATTCCGCTTACTCTGGAGTTGGGAGGCAAATCACCAACGATAGTACACAAAGATGCTGACCTCGATAAAGCTGTGTCCAGAATTTCCTATGGAAAATGGATCAATTGTGGGCAGACCTGTGTAGCCCCTGATTATATTTACATCCATGAATCTGTAAAAGACAGCTTTATAAATAAATTTATAGCTTACCTTAAAACGACTTATCCTGAAGGATCTTTAGGAAAAATAGGAAAAATCGTTAATACCAATCAGATCAAACATCTTTCAGGTTATCTGGACGCTGCACCAGAAAAAGTAATTTACGGAGGAGCATATGATTCTGAAACCCGTCATTTCGAAGCAACCTTAATGGATCAGGTGACCTGGGATGATCAGGTGATGCAGCAGGAAATTTTCGGTCCTATATTGCCCATCATGACCTATACTGACATTGATGTCGCTTTGGAAGAAATCAACAATCGCCCCAAGCCTCTGGCTTTATATGTTTTTTCTGAAAGTGAAGAATTTGCCAATGATGTTTTAAACCGTACCACAAGTGGTGATGCTGAAATCAACAGCGCCATCATCCATGTAGGCTCTCATTTTCTGCCTTTCGGAGGCGTAGGAACTTCCGGCATAGGAAAATATCACGGAAAGTTCAGTTTCCAGGCCTTCAGCCATAGCAGATCGGTTCTGGAAGTATTATAA
- a CDS encoding organic hydroperoxide resistance protein → MKVLYSIGATATGGRNGHVKSENEVLDLEVRMPKGLGGTNDDYANPEMLFAAGYSACFDSALNLVIKQNRIKTGETTVTAKVSLGQIENGGFGLAVDLHANIPGVSMEEARSLIEKAHQVCPYSNATRGNIEVNLSVTTAES, encoded by the coding sequence ATGAAAGTATTGTATAGTATTGGCGCTACAGCCACAGGAGGAAGAAACGGACATGTAAAAAGCGAAAACGAAGTATTGGATCTTGAAGTAAGAATGCCAAAGGGTCTTGGTGGTACAAATGATGACTACGCCAATCCGGAGATGTTATTTGCTGCAGGATATTCGGCATGCTTTGACAGTGCCCTCAACCTGGTCATCAAACAGAATAGGATAAAAACAGGAGAAACTACCGTTACAGCAAAAGTAAGTCTTGGACAGATTGAAAATGGAGGCTTTGGTCTCGCAGTTGATTTACATGCTAATATTCCAGGAGTATCTATGGAAGAGGCCCGCTCTTTAATTGAAAAAGCACATCAGGTTTGTCCTTATTCTAATGCAACCAGAGGAAATATTGAAGTTAATTTAAGTGTAACAACGGCTGAGTCTTAA
- a CDS encoding DNA polymerase III subunit delta', protein MNWENIAGQDNLKKLLKDSIAENRVSHAQLFIGKEGYGTFPLALAYAKEILQGENEHAASKVEHLNHLDLHFSFPVYTDNKNSLSKNKFEDFREMILASPYASYDDWTAFLDSENKQLFISADEIDDQNQKFSLKSFEGGTKILVVWRADKMNVAASNKFLKFLEEPPAKTIILLTAENSNDILPTILSRTQIVEVPRLNDMDIATYLRNNFSVSDEQSREIVHEAQGNLNDAVKLLKSGNKNEEFERLFIQWVRDAFQVKKRPEFLKNIILWAREIAGWNREKQKNFLNYCSEIFRLALLQNYQSEDLVYKKINANGFNWAGFSKFISGANIENILEEVSTADLNLTRNGNPKIIWTDLGIKLSRYIHKTT, encoded by the coding sequence ATGAATTGGGAGAACATTGCCGGACAAGACAATCTGAAAAAACTTCTTAAAGATAGCATTGCAGAAAACAGAGTAAGCCACGCCCAGCTTTTCATTGGAAAGGAAGGATATGGTACATTTCCTCTGGCTTTAGCTTATGCAAAAGAAATCCTGCAGGGCGAAAATGAGCATGCCGCTTCAAAAGTGGAACACCTAAATCATTTGGACCTGCACTTTAGTTTTCCGGTATATACGGATAACAAGAACTCTTTAAGCAAAAATAAGTTTGAGGATTTTCGCGAAATGATCCTGGCTTCTCCCTACGCAAGTTATGATGACTGGACTGCTTTTCTGGATTCTGAAAACAAACAGCTTTTTATTTCAGCTGATGAAATAGATGATCAGAACCAGAAATTTTCTCTTAAGAGCTTTGAAGGCGGAACTAAAATTCTAGTTGTATGGAGAGCAGATAAAATGAATGTAGCGGCATCCAATAAATTTTTGAAATTCCTGGAAGAGCCACCTGCTAAAACCATTATCCTGCTTACCGCAGAAAATTCAAACGATATTTTACCCACCATACTTTCCAGAACACAGATTGTAGAAGTTCCCAGACTTAATGACATGGATATTGCAACCTATCTTCGGAACAACTTTTCAGTATCTGATGAGCAGTCCAGGGAAATTGTTCATGAAGCTCAGGGAAATCTGAATGACGCTGTAAAACTTTTAAAATCGGGGAATAAAAATGAAGAGTTCGAACGACTTTTCATCCAATGGGTTCGGGATGCATTCCAGGTGAAAAAGAGGCCGGAATTTCTTAAAAATATCATCCTTTGGGCAAGAGAGATAGCCGGGTGGAATCGTGAGAAGCAGAAAAACTTTCTGAATTATTGTTCTGAAATATTCAGATTAGCTTTACTGCAAAACTATCAATCTGAGGATTTGGTGTATAAAAAGATCAATGCCAATGGTTTTAACTGGGCTGGATTTTCTAAATTTATCAGTGGTGCCAATATTGAAAATATTCTTGAAGAAGTAAGTACTGCCGATCTGAATTTAACAAGAAACGGGAATCCTAAAATCATATGGACAGACCTCGGAATAAAGCTATCCAGATATATTCATAAAACAACATAA
- a CDS encoding TetR/AcrR family transcriptional regulator: MISKEENILFAAEKLFAEKGFDGTSTREISKAANVNISMISYYFGSKEKLYEKLVEYRMNESQFFSKDILERTDINEWEKIEKIVDVFSGKVRNNRCFYRIMQREQLHAENPQIVEFLKQTKMGFLSMYSQILKSGLEKGIFTKNPLIYLLHTTVSGTLFYASNAKEMYKEFLNNTEDEEAFDEKYYTELNKHIKYLLKDLLGYEENK; encoded by the coding sequence ATGATTTCAAAAGAAGAAAATATATTATTTGCTGCAGAAAAGCTTTTTGCTGAAAAAGGTTTTGACGGGACTTCTACAAGGGAAATCTCAAAGGCAGCGAATGTAAATATTTCTATGATCTCTTATTATTTTGGCTCAAAAGAAAAACTTTACGAGAAATTGGTAGAATACAGAATGAATGAAAGCCAGTTTTTTTCAAAAGATATTCTGGAGAGAACAGATATTAATGAATGGGAGAAAATAGAAAAGATAGTGGACGTGTTTTCAGGAAAGGTAAGAAATAACAGATGCTTTTACCGGATTATGCAGCGTGAGCAGCTCCATGCGGAGAACCCACAAATTGTAGAATTCCTGAAGCAAACAAAAATGGGCTTTCTTTCCATGTACTCACAGATTTTAAAGAGTGGTTTGGAAAAAGGCATTTTTACCAAGAACCCCCTTATTTATTTGTTACATACTACAGTTAGCGGGACGTTATTTTACGCTTCCAATGCTAAAGAAATGTATAAAGAATTCCTGAATAATACGGAGGACGAAGAAGCTTTCGATGAAAAATACTACACAGAACTTAATAAACATATAAAATATTTACTAAAAGACCTTTTGGGTTATGAAGAAAATAAATAA